Proteins found in one Melioribacteraceae bacterium 4301-Me genomic segment:
- the lpdA gene encoding dihydrolipoyl dehydrogenase yields the protein MAKEYEVAVLGGGPGGYVAAIRSGQLGFKTVVIDKDKLGGICLNWGCIPTKSLLKNAEIYDLMKNRSEDFGIKVSELTFDFNKIIKRSRDISDRITNNVEFLIKKNKVDRIKGFGKIISNNQIDVFDNNGEQVSSVKAKRIIIATGARPKELPNIPIDKKNIITSSEAMALDKQPKDLIIIGAGAIGVEFAYFYNVFGTKVMIIEMLSSILPQEDKEISAELEKSFRKRGIEIFTSTKVISAKIENKYVKVTIEKDGKQLELKAEKVLSAVGVTGNVEGFGLEELGIEINKGHIKVDKKNYQTNIPNVYAIGDVIGPPLLAHVASAEGISCVESFKGKNHQIDYDSIPGCTYCQPQVASIGLTEEKAKEKGYKIKIGKFPFMASGKAFAIGERNGFVKLIFEEKYGELLGAHIIGSEATEMIAELGIAKSHEATYETILKTIHAHPTLSESIMEAAAQAYGEAIHI from the coding sequence ATGGCAAAAGAATACGAAGTTGCTGTTTTGGGTGGGGGACCTGGTGGTTACGTTGCTGCAATTCGTTCGGGACAATTGGGGTTTAAGACTGTTGTAATTGATAAAGATAAGCTTGGGGGCATCTGTTTAAATTGGGGTTGTATTCCTACAAAATCTCTTTTAAAAAATGCAGAAATTTACGATTTAATGAAAAACCGCTCAGAAGATTTTGGGATTAAAGTTTCTGAACTTACATTTGATTTTAATAAAATTATTAAACGTAGCCGCGATATATCCGATAGAATTACAAATAACGTCGAATTTCTTATTAAAAAAAATAAAGTAGATAGAATAAAAGGATTTGGGAAAATTATATCTAACAATCAAATTGATGTGTTTGATAACAATGGAGAACAAGTAAGTTCAGTAAAAGCCAAAAGAATTATAATTGCAACTGGCGCTCGTCCAAAAGAACTGCCAAACATTCCAATTGATAAAAAAAATATTATCACTAGTTCTGAGGCAATGGCTTTAGATAAGCAGCCAAAAGATTTGATTATTATAGGTGCTGGTGCAATTGGAGTTGAATTTGCTTATTTCTATAATGTTTTTGGTACTAAAGTAATGATTATTGAAATGCTGAGTTCAATTTTGCCGCAGGAGGATAAAGAAATCTCTGCAGAGTTAGAAAAGAGTTTTAGAAAACGAGGAATTGAAATTTTTACTTCAACAAAAGTAATTAGTGCAAAAATTGAAAATAAGTATGTAAAAGTAACTATAGAAAAAGATGGTAAGCAGCTGGAATTGAAAGCAGAAAAAGTCTTATCAGCAGTAGGTGTAACTGGAAATGTAGAAGGTTTTGGACTTGAAGAATTGGGCATTGAAATTAATAAAGGGCATATAAAAGTTGATAAAAAAAATTATCAAACAAATATACCTAATGTATACGCAATTGGTGATGTTATTGGTCCGCCCTTGCTGGCACATGTAGCTTCTGCAGAAGGGATAAGTTGTGTAGAATCATTTAAAGGAAAAAATCATCAAATTGATTACGATTCAATTCCAGGATGTACATACTGTCAACCACAAGTTGCTAGTATAGGTTTAACTGAAGAAAAAGCTAAGGAGAAGGGGTATAAAATTAAAATTGGTAAATTCCCCTTTATGGCAAGCGGTAAAGCTTTTGCAATTGGTGAACGCAACGGTTTTGTTAAATTAATTTTTGAAGAAAAATATGGAGAACTTTTAGGTGCTCACATTATTGGCTCAGAGGCTACAGAAATGATTGCAGAATTAGGAATCGCAAAATCGCATGAAGCAACTTACGAAACCATTCTTAAAACTATACATGCACACCCAACACTCTCTGAGTCAATTATGGAAGCAGCTGCACAAGCTTATGGAGAAGCGATTCACATATAG
- the lipB gene encoding lipoyl(octanoyl) transferase LipB yields the protein MEKRFTYRSLDYCNLGLIEYGIAWDIQKEIFDLRLQNKINDVLLLLEHPHTYTLGKVADKNNLISSADYLKRNNISVYEIDRGGDITYHGPGQIVGYPIINLKNWKQDTHLYLRALEEVIILTCKAFGIDAGRNPKYTGVWINDRKIAAIGVKVSRWITMHGFAFNVNTDLSYFNGIIPCGIKDKEVTSLEKELKQKLIIDEVKRTVLEKFVEVFGYDAYNKKEIEELKSILVQ from the coding sequence ATGGAGAAGCGATTCACATATAGAAGCTTAGATTATTGCAATCTTGGTTTAATTGAATATGGAATAGCATGGGACATTCAGAAGGAGATTTTTGATTTAAGATTGCAAAACAAAATAAATGATGTTCTGCTCTTGCTCGAACATCCTCATACTTATACACTTGGTAAAGTAGCCGATAAAAATAACTTGATAAGTTCTGCAGATTACTTGAAAAGAAATAATATTTCTGTTTACGAAATTGACCGCGGAGGCGATATTACTTATCACGGTCCGGGACAAATAGTTGGTTATCCTATAATTAATTTAAAAAATTGGAAACAAGATACTCATTTGTATTTAAGAGCTTTAGAAGAAGTTATTATACTTACATGCAAAGCCTTCGGAATTGATGCAGGGAGAAATCCTAAATATACTGGAGTTTGGATAAACGACCGTAAAATTGCTGCAATTGGAGTTAAAGTTAGTCGTTGGATTACAATGCACGGATTTGCATTTAATGTAAATACGGATTTATCTTACTTCAATGGTATTATACCTTGCGGAATAAAAGATAAAGAAGTAACTTCTTTAGAAAAAGAACTAAAACAAAAATTAATTATAGATGAAGTAAAAAGAACAGTATTGGAGAAATTTGTAGAAGTGTTTGGTTATGATGCTTATAACAAAAAAGAAATTGAGGAGTTAAAGTCAATTTTAGTGCAGTAA
- a CDS encoding thiamine pyrophosphate-dependent enzyme, with protein sequence MTKNGKIETANSAISEIKAPTGKIDSFGGMTKDELMNVLRLMYMARQMDHKQMTLLKQGKAFFHIPGSGHEATQVAFGLAMKKGLDWAFPYYRDMAFMLALGLTPEQIWLHMLAKADDPLCGARQMPCHWSSKELNVPTQSSPTGTQFLQAVGTALAQVKKNTGAIVYVSSGEGATSEGEFHEAVNWASRDKLPVVFVIQNNKWAISVPVENQTAGKNSSITEMMKGYENLLRLDVDGTDYLAVNAIAQSAVKYARQRKGPALVQAHVVRLMSHSSSDDQKKYRSKESIEKDIKEDPIEKFANLLIKKNILTELAYAELKKEINNHINESADWALKQPEPEPESAIRFVLDESDKKNKLEYEKTKKEGKPVVMVDAINHALREEMERNDKIYIFGEDVADPKGGVFSATKGLSTQFGNERVFNSPLAEASILGVAIGMSLTGLKPSVEIQFGDYIWPAFMQIRDELVMYRYRSNNLFEAPVVIRVAVGGFIHGGLYHSQNIEGFFSHMPGLLIAYPSNAADAKGLLKTALRLNDPVLFLEHKGLYRQSYATKPEPDAEYLIPFGKANVLKKGNDLTVITYGAMVHESNFAIKKLEEEGYSIELIDIRTIAPLDVETIYNSVKKTNKAIVVHEDTLTAGFGAEIAALIAENCFEYLDGPVKRIAAKDTPIPYHPKLESYILPNRNKIYSEIKNILQY encoded by the coding sequence ATGACAAAAAATGGGAAAATAGAAACGGCTAACTCAGCCATAAGCGAAATAAAAGCACCAACAGGTAAAATAGATTCATTTGGCGGCATGACGAAAGATGAACTAATGAATGTATTGAGACTTATGTATATGGCGCGCCAGATGGACCATAAACAAATGACATTATTGAAACAGGGGAAAGCTTTCTTCCATATTCCAGGTTCAGGACATGAAGCTACACAAGTTGCATTTGGGCTTGCAATGAAAAAAGGTCTTGACTGGGCATTCCCTTATTATCGCGATATGGCATTTATGTTGGCATTGGGTCTAACACCAGAACAGATTTGGCTTCACATGTTAGCTAAAGCTGATGATCCTTTATGTGGAGCCCGCCAAATGCCATGTCATTGGTCATCTAAGGAATTAAATGTGCCAACTCAATCAAGTCCAACAGGCACACAATTTTTGCAGGCTGTTGGGACAGCCTTAGCTCAAGTTAAAAAAAATACAGGAGCAATTGTTTATGTAAGTAGCGGCGAGGGTGCAACAAGTGAAGGTGAATTCCATGAGGCTGTCAATTGGGCAAGTAGAGATAAACTTCCTGTGGTTTTTGTTATTCAAAATAATAAATGGGCAATTTCAGTGCCTGTAGAAAACCAAACTGCTGGTAAAAATAGTTCAATTACAGAAATGATGAAAGGTTATGAAAATTTATTAAGATTAGATGTTGATGGCACCGACTACTTGGCAGTTAATGCAATTGCTCAATCGGCAGTTAAATATGCACGACAAAGAAAAGGACCTGCTCTTGTTCAAGCTCATGTTGTAAGATTGATGTCTCATTCTTCATCGGATGACCAGAAAAAATATAGGTCGAAAGAATCAATAGAAAAGGACATAAAGGAAGACCCAATAGAAAAGTTTGCTAATCTTTTAATTAAGAAAAATATATTAACGGAACTTGCTTATGCAGAATTGAAAAAAGAAATTAATAATCATATTAATGAATCGGCAGATTGGGCATTAAAACAACCAGAACCAGAACCTGAAAGCGCAATAAGATTTGTACTTGATGAATCAGACAAAAAAAATAAACTTGAATATGAAAAGACTAAAAAGGAAGGTAAACCTGTTGTAATGGTAGATGCTATCAATCATGCCTTAAGAGAAGAAATGGAACGTAATGATAAAATTTACATCTTTGGAGAAGATGTCGCTGACCCGAAAGGCGGGGTTTTTTCAGCTACAAAAGGGCTTTCAACTCAATTTGGAAACGAAAGGGTTTTTAACTCACCATTAGCCGAAGCAAGTATACTGGGCGTTGCTATTGGTATGTCTCTTACTGGATTAAAGCCATCTGTTGAAATTCAATTTGGAGACTATATTTGGCCTGCATTTATGCAAATCAGAGATGAACTTGTAATGTATCGCTACAGGTCTAATAACCTCTTCGAAGCTCCAGTTGTAATACGTGTTGCTGTGGGAGGGTTTATTCATGGTGGACTTTACCACAGCCAAAACATTGAAGGCTTTTTCTCTCATATGCCGGGTTTATTAATTGCTTACCCAAGCAATGCAGCCGATGCAAAAGGCTTATTGAAAACAGCCCTGCGTCTTAACGACCCAGTGCTTTTCCTTGAACATAAAGGATTATATAGACAAAGTTATGCAACTAAACCTGAACCCGATGCAGAATATTTAATCCCATTCGGTAAAGCTAATGTTCTAAAAAAAGGTAATGATTTAACGGTTATTACTTACGGCGCTATGGTGCACGAATCAAATTTTGCAATAAAAAAACTGGAAGAAGAAGGTTATTCCATCGAACTAATTGATATACGAACTATTGCACCGCTGGATGTTGAAACAATATATAATTCAGTTAAGAAAACTAATAAGGCTATTGTTGTTCATGAAGATACTTTAACCGCTGGCTTTGGAGCAGAAATCGCTGCACTTATAGCAGAAAATTGTTTTGAATACTTAGATGGACCGGTAAAAAGAATAGCAGCTAAAGATACTCCAATTCCATATCATCCAAAATTAGAAAGCTATATTTTACCTAACCGAAATAAAATTTATTCTGAAATTAAAAATATACTTCAATACTAA
- the sucB gene encoding 2-oxoglutarate dehydrogenase, E2 component, dihydrolipoamide succinyltransferase, with amino-acid sequence MKVEVVMPKMGESINEGTIIKWHKKKGEKVKKDEILFEISTDKVDTEIPSPEDGVLAEIKVFEQETAEVGTVVAIIETDSENIMVKDEPKPKITVEEIPSTTQVGGELIDIVMPKMGESVMEGTVIKWHKKVGDKVKKDEILFEISTDKVDTEVPSPLEGTLTEILVGENETAEVGAVVARLTTSSGIVKQQKKEKLTESETLTTHQRVEKQVAKPTEEKVEVNRFYSPLVLNIAKSEGIELNELDKITGTGIGGRVTKKDILSYIENKKQSKGKVVVTQKEEKTLIEEAQQAKMPTETGVEIIPMDNLRQRIMYHMVNSRDTSVHVTAVIEVDMTKIHNYILQNRDSFNEKEGIKLTYMPFISYAVIKGLKEYPYLNASIDGNNIVLKKFINLGIAVAVEPNGLIVPNIKRADEKNIRGLAKAIAELGFKARNKKLLPEDIMDGTFTITNYGVFGSLFGTPIINQPEVGILGVGAVTKKAVVVEINGLETIAIKPMMYLSLSHDHRLIDGMLGGKFLKLIKDTLENFDTDII; translated from the coding sequence ATGAAAGTAGAAGTCGTAATGCCTAAAATGGGCGAAAGTATTAATGAAGGAACAATAATTAAATGGCATAAAAAAAAGGGCGAAAAAGTTAAAAAGGATGAAATCTTATTTGAAATAAGTACAGATAAAGTCGATACAGAAATTCCTTCGCCTGAAGATGGGGTTCTGGCTGAAATAAAAGTTTTTGAACAAGAAACAGCTGAGGTGGGTACTGTAGTTGCTATCATTGAAACTGATAGCGAAAATATAATGGTAAAAGATGAACCTAAACCAAAAATAACAGTTGAAGAAATACCTTCAACAACTCAAGTAGGTGGAGAATTAATTGATATTGTAATGCCTAAAATGGGTGAATCTGTAATGGAAGGAACTGTAATTAAGTGGCATAAAAAGGTGGGTGATAAAGTTAAGAAGGATGAAATATTGTTTGAAATAAGTACGGATAAAGTTGATACTGAAGTACCATCACCTTTAGAAGGAACTTTGACCGAAATTTTAGTTGGTGAAAATGAAACCGCCGAAGTTGGAGCTGTTGTAGCCAGGTTAACTACCAGTAGCGGAATTGTCAAACAGCAAAAAAAAGAGAAACTAACAGAAAGTGAAACCTTAACTACTCATCAAAGAGTAGAAAAACAAGTTGCAAAGCCAACAGAAGAAAAAGTAGAAGTTAACAGATTTTATTCCCCTTTGGTCTTGAATATAGCAAAATCAGAAGGAATTGAACTTAACGAATTAGATAAAATTACTGGTACTGGTATTGGAGGAAGGGTTACTAAGAAAGATATTCTTTCTTATATTGAAAATAAAAAGCAGAGTAAAGGTAAAGTAGTTGTTACGCAAAAGGAAGAAAAAACACTTATCGAAGAAGCTCAGCAAGCTAAGATGCCAACAGAAACTGGAGTAGAAATTATTCCAATGGATAATCTGCGTCAGCGAATTATGTATCACATGGTTAATAGTCGCGATACTTCTGTTCATGTTACAGCTGTAATTGAAGTAGATATGACCAAAATACACAATTATATTTTACAAAATCGCGATTCATTTAATGAGAAAGAGGGCATTAAATTAACGTATATGCCTTTTATTTCGTATGCAGTTATAAAAGGATTGAAAGAGTATCCTTACTTAAATGCCTCTATTGACGGTAATAATATTGTGCTGAAAAAATTTATTAATCTGGGAATCGCAGTTGCTGTTGAGCCGAACGGTTTAATTGTCCCTAACATAAAAAGAGCCGATGAGAAAAATATCAGAGGTCTGGCTAAAGCAATTGCTGAGTTAGGATTTAAAGCGCGTAATAAGAAATTATTGCCAGAAGATATTATGGATGGGACTTTTACAATTACAAATTATGGCGTATTTGGTTCTTTGTTTGGTACCCCGATAATTAATCAACCTGAAGTTGGTATTCTTGGGGTCGGCGCAGTTACAAAAAAAGCCGTCGTTGTAGAAATTAATGGATTGGAGACTATTGCAATTAAACCTATGATGTATTTATCTCTTAGTCATGATCATCGTTTAATTGATGGTATGCTAGGAGGAAAATTCTTAAAGCTAATTAAAGATACCTTAGAAAATTTTGATACGGATATAATCTAA
- the lipA gene encoding lipoyl synthase: MKINQHQKAFKEIVEQSRPPLGKRPEWLKVRLPSGQNYKDVYQLMRENKLNTVCEEAKCPNIAECWNRRTATFMILGDTCTRSCGFCNVKLGLPKKLDLDEPRRVAESVAKLNLRHVVITSVNRDELYDGGASIFSETVKLIRQKMPLTTIEILIPDFKGEEHAFEIIMKNPPDILNHNLETVKRLYHAVRPQAKYERSLRLIQWFKRRGLRTKSGIMVGIGETNTEVFELMNDLFSYGCDIMTIGQYLQPTKNHLPVDRYVTLNEFKEFKEYGLRLGFKAVESAPLVRSSYHADKHAEVI, translated from the coding sequence ATGAAAATTAATCAACATCAAAAAGCATTTAAAGAAATTGTGGAGCAATCAAGACCACCGCTTGGGAAAAGACCTGAATGGCTAAAGGTTCGCTTGCCAAGTGGACAGAACTATAAAGATGTTTATCAATTGATGCGCGAAAACAAACTTAATACTGTTTGCGAAGAAGCTAAGTGCCCAAATATAGCCGAATGTTGGAATAGGAGAACTGCTACTTTTATGATACTTGGTGATACTTGTACTAGGAGCTGCGGTTTTTGTAATGTTAAGCTTGGATTACCTAAAAAGCTGGATTTAGATGAACCAAGAAGAGTAGCAGAATCAGTAGCTAAATTAAATCTGAGACATGTGGTGATTACGTCTGTAAATCGCGATGAACTATACGATGGAGGAGCTTCAATTTTTAGTGAAACGGTGAAATTAATTCGCCAAAAAATGCCACTGACTACTATCGAAATACTTATTCCGGATTTTAAAGGCGAAGAGCATGCTTTTGAAATAATTATGAAAAACCCACCTGATATTCTTAATCACAACTTAGAGACTGTTAAAAGATTATACCATGCTGTAAGACCACAGGCAAAATATGAAAGGAGTTTGAGACTAATTCAATGGTTTAAACGACGCGGGTTAAGAACTAAAAGTGGAATAATGGTTGGTATCGGCGAAACAAATACTGAAGTTTTTGAATTAATGAATGACCTCTTTTCTTATGGATGTGATATTATGACTATTGGTCAATACTTGCAGCCTACAAAAAATCATTTACCAGTCGATCGTTATGTTACTCTAAATGAGTTTAAAGAATTTAAAGAATATGGACTCCGGCTTGGCTTTAAAGCTGTTGAATCCGCACCCCTTGTTCGAAGTTCTTATCATGCAGATAAACATGCAGAAGTTATTTGA
- a CDS encoding TonB family protein, with product MQKLFESHRINAFFTGYTPFLFIFCLITGFLDLSFAQNGHSKSYYADGTLRADISYINDIYDGISYWFYPNGNLQAEKSFSLGKLNGWVREYYESGLLKKEYYVSNGIIDGIYKSYYSNGQLNEVAEYKLGKRISYKKFPFDTTYKALPQDYLAGNRQLEILQKKNQTLICDVDICPIPIEGINSIQKKLIYPEHALMYGLQGTVTLIATVDTNGDVVNTEVIKHLGLGCDEAAIEAVKETKFIPGQRKGKIVESHVTINVYFELDKQQNTFVTNNGELINNKPAFLSNKQGEQEKVEQKNTIEKKYYTCEIDECAQPVGGLKSITDKIIVPAIAKRLKLKGNILVEVKVDQNGIVLDTKVLEGIGYGCDEAVESAIFATKFLPGKQNFIAVNSVVRLVIPFNYEN from the coding sequence ATGCAGAAGTTATTTGAATCTCATAGAATTAATGCGTTTTTTACAGGATACACTCCTTTTCTGTTTATATTTTGTTTAATAACAGGTTTTTTAGATTTATCATTTGCTCAAAATGGCCATTCGAAAAGCTACTATGCTGATGGCACTCTAAGAGCAGATATTTCATATATAAACGATATTTACGACGGTATATCATATTGGTTCTATCCGAATGGCAATCTTCAAGCTGAAAAGTCTTTTAGTCTCGGTAAGTTAAATGGTTGGGTAAGGGAGTATTATGAAAGCGGTCTACTGAAAAAAGAATATTATGTGTCAAATGGAATTATAGATGGTATTTATAAATCTTATTATAGTAACGGTCAATTAAATGAGGTCGCCGAATATAAACTTGGCAAGAGAATCTCTTACAAAAAATTTCCTTTTGATACTACCTATAAAGCTTTACCACAAGATTATTTGGCAGGCAATAGACAGTTAGAAATCTTACAAAAGAAAAATCAAACCTTAATTTGTGACGTGGATATCTGTCCTATTCCAATTGAAGGAATAAACTCAATCCAAAAAAAATTAATATATCCTGAGCATGCACTAATGTATGGTTTACAAGGAACAGTTACGCTTATTGCGACAGTAGATACAAATGGTGATGTAGTAAATACTGAGGTGATAAAGCATCTTGGCCTTGGCTGCGATGAAGCTGCTATAGAAGCTGTAAAAGAAACTAAATTTATTCCTGGGCAGCGTAAAGGTAAGATAGTTGAGTCGCATGTTACAATCAATGTTTATTTTGAATTGGATAAGCAGCAAAATACATTTGTTACAAATAACGGCGAATTAATTAATAATAAACCCGCATTTTTGTCAAATAAGCAGGGGGAACAAGAAAAAGTTGAACAAAAAAATACAATAGAAAAAAAATATTATACATGTGAAATTGACGAATGTGCTCAACCTGTAGGTGGGCTTAAATCAATTACAGATAAAATTATAGTACCAGCAATAGCAAAAAGGTTAAAACTGAAGGGCAATATTTTAGTAGAAGTTAAAGTTGACCAAAATGGCATTGTATTAGACACAAAAGTGCTTGAGGGTATCGGCTATGGCTGCGATGAAGCAGTAGAATCAGCAATTTTTGCAACTAAGTTTTTGCCTGGTAAACAAAACTTCATCGCAGTTAACTCTGTTGTTAGACTTGTAATACCTTTTAATTATGAAAATTAA
- a CDS encoding thioredoxin family protein, with the protein MPKKFFEDRRPHNGMKYNEYLDYFKNKLEENFDEHIKLNFQRTNRIHKIYQIDNELKNIILRINSNQIWMVLTEAWCGDSAQSLPYIAIFAEQNPKIDLRILLRDSNLDIMDQYLTGTSRSIPKLISFDLDGNELFQWGPRPKKAQELIAKLRDEGIPKEKYLEELHKWYANDKGKSIEEEFKKILSKFSA; encoded by the coding sequence ATGCCAAAAAAATTTTTTGAAGATAGACGACCACATAATGGAATGAAATACAATGAATACCTTGATTATTTCAAAAATAAATTAGAAGAAAATTTCGATGAACATATAAAATTAAATTTTCAGAGGACAAATAGAATTCATAAAATATATCAGATTGATAACGAATTAAAAAACATTATTTTAAGGATAAATTCAAATCAAATATGGATGGTACTTACTGAGGCTTGGTGTGGTGATTCAGCTCAGTCATTGCCTTATATAGCAATTTTTGCCGAGCAAAATCCTAAAATAGATTTAAGAATTTTACTTAGAGACAGCAATTTAGATATTATGGACCAGTATTTAACCGGCACCTCAAGAAGTATCCCCAAATTAATTTCTTTCGATTTAGATGGCAATGAACTTTTTCAATGGGGACCCCGCCCTAAAAAGGCGCAAGAGTTAATAGCAAAGTTAAGAGATGAAGGAATACCCAAAGAAAAGTACTTAGAAGAGTTACACAAGTGGTACGCTAATGACAAAGGGAAATCAATCGAGGAAGAGTTTAAAAAAATATTATCTAAGTTTTCTGCTTAA
- a CDS encoding DUF6600 domain-containing protein encodes MKKLILTILLLFVAAPNKSENLYSNVTFEYFYSTLSPYGEWIQIDANLYAWRPYNIRHSWRPYMIGRWCWTVNGWYWDSFEPFGWAVYHYGRWYYDDFYGWIWIPDYQWAPAWVEWRYDDDYIGWAPLPPYATFRVNLGIHFSIIWHSRPFYWSFVPYRYFCNVNVHNYLIDYKLVNRIFPRTRYRTNYYDDRGRIVNGGIDKDFVERKSGSRIYTRSIQITNDYDNYRKFRGNERADKIIEFTPSEREISKYKNFTDVHARRYSERSSLRLDKMLVQRNNVNERKLNGEKGDRSIGNNAFGLSNESEKSNRFDNNNKIRSEFNRPRGYENYNEEIPIFRKPNGRVERRGKIYPENRTNLRKESHRQIIPEYRTFKNRETVTKSERRVETRRR; translated from the coding sequence ATGAAAAAGCTAATATTAACAATTTTGCTTTTATTTGTTGCTGCTCCTAATAAATCTGAGAATTTATATAGCAATGTGACCTTCGAATATTTTTATTCAACATTGTCTCCTTACGGTGAATGGATACAAATTGATGCTAATTTATATGCCTGGCGTCCATATAATATTAGACATAGTTGGCGGCCATACATGATAGGCAGGTGGTGTTGGACTGTTAATGGTTGGTATTGGGATTCATTTGAGCCTTTTGGTTGGGCAGTTTATCATTATGGCAGATGGTATTATGATGACTTTTATGGCTGGATTTGGATACCAGATTATCAATGGGCACCAGCATGGGTTGAATGGCGATATGACGATGATTATATAGGATGGGCTCCATTACCACCTTATGCAACTTTTAGAGTGAACTTGGGAATTCATTTTTCCATTATTTGGCATTCGAGACCTTTTTATTGGAGTTTTGTACCGTATAGGTATTTTTGCAATGTTAATGTTCATAACTATCTTATAGATTATAAACTTGTCAACAGGATTTTCCCTAGAACGCGTTACAGAACTAATTATTATGATGATAGGGGCAGAATTGTTAACGGTGGAATAGATAAAGATTTTGTTGAAAGAAAAAGTGGCAGCAGGATTTACACTCGTTCTATACAAATTACTAATGATTATGACAACTATAGAAAATTTAGGGGTAATGAAAGAGCGGATAAGATAATTGAATTTACGCCATCTGAAAGAGAAATTTCAAAATACAAGAATTTTACCGATGTGCACGCAAGACGTTATTCAGAAAGAAGTAGCTTAAGGTTGGACAAAATGCTTGTCCAAAGAAACAATGTTAACGAAAGAAAACTTAATGGTGAAAAAGGTGATAGAAGTATTGGTAACAATGCTTTTGGTCTATCAAACGAGTCTGAGAAATCAAACAGGTTTGATAATAATAATAAAATTAGAAGCGAGTTTAACAGACCAAGAGGTTATGAAAATTATAATGAAGAAATTCCAATTTTCCGAAAACCTAATGGCAGAGTTGAGAGGCGGGGCAAAATTTATCCGGAAAATAGAACAAATTTAAGAAAAGAATCCCATCGACAAATTATTCCAGAATATAGAACCTTTAAGAATAGAGAGACTGTCACAAAATCTGAACGAAGAGTTGAAACAAGAAGGCGATAA
- the rpmB gene encoding 50S ribosomal protein L28: protein MARKCQITGVGPISGSNISHAHNKTKRRFLPNLQKKRIWVKELNKFVTVKLTASALRTISKNGTGQIAKLVQEGKIKAR, encoded by the coding sequence ATGGCAAGAAAATGTCAAATTACTGGCGTTGGTCCTATAAGTGGTAGCAATATTTCTCATGCTCACAATAAAACAAAAAGAAGATTCCTGCCCAATCTTCAAAAGAAAAGAATTTGGGTAAAAGAGTTAAATAAATTTGTTACCGTGAAATTAACCGCAAGTGCTCTCCGTACTATTTCAAAAAATGGAACCGGCCAAATAGCTAAATTAGTCCAAGAAGGTAAAATCAAGGCTCGTTGA
- a CDS encoding ferritin yields MLSAKMEKALNDQINAEFYSSYLYLAMSAYFQSINFTGFATWMQVQSTEEYGHAMKIYNYLIEVNSRVKLELIEKPQESWKSPLEAFQEAYKHELYITDRINKLVNQAIAEQDHATNIFLQWFVKEQVEEVSTVNQIIEKFKLIGENKSALYMLDRELGQRK; encoded by the coding sequence ATGCTTTCAGCAAAGATGGAAAAAGCATTAAATGACCAAATTAATGCAGAGTTTTATTCTTCTTACTTGTATTTAGCAATGTCGGCATATTTTCAGTCAATAAATTTTACTGGCTTTGCCACTTGGATGCAGGTACAATCCACTGAAGAATATGGGCATGCAATGAAGATTTACAATTATTTAATAGAAGTGAATTCAAGAGTTAAATTGGAATTAATTGAAAAGCCTCAAGAAAGTTGGAAGTCGCCATTAGAAGCTTTTCAAGAAGCTTACAAACATGAACTATACATAACCGACCGAATAAATAAATTAGTCAACCAGGCTATAGCCGAACAAGATCATGCTACAAATATATTTTTACAATGGTTTGTCAAAGAACAAGTAGAGGAAGTTTCCACCGTGAACCAGATTATTGAAAAATTTAAGTTGATTGGTGAAAACAAAAGCGCATTATATATGTTGGACAGAGAATTAGGGCAAAGGAAATAG